Proteins co-encoded in one Pseudopipra pipra isolate bDixPip1 chromosome 12, bDixPip1.hap1, whole genome shotgun sequence genomic window:
- the ANP32A gene encoding acidic leucine-rich nuclear phosphoprotein 32 family member A isoform X2, whose protein sequence is MDMKKRIHLELRNRTPSDVKELVLDNCRSYEGKIEGLTDEFEELEFLSTINVGLTSVANLPKLNKLKKLELSDNRISGGLEVLAEKCPNLTHLNLSGNKIKDLGTIEPLKKLENLKSLDLFNCEVTNLNDYRENVFKLLPQLTYLDGYDRDDKEAPDSDAEGYVEGLDDEEEDEDVKDRDDKEAPDSDAEGYVEGLDDEEEDEDEEEYDDDAQVVEDEEDEEEEEEGEEEDVSGEEEEDEEGYNDGEVDDDEDEEEPEEEQGQKRKREPDDEGDEDD, encoded by the exons ATGGACATGAAGAAAAGGATCCACTTAGAGCTGCGGAACAGGACGCCCTCAGAT gtTAAAGAACTCGTTCTGGACAACTGCAGGTCGTACGAAGGCAAAATCGAGGGCCTCACGGATGAGTTTGAGGAGCTGGAATTCTTAAGTACAATCAACGTAGGCTTAACCTCAGTTGCAAACTTACCAAAGTTAAACAAACTTaagaag CTCGAGCTGAGCGACAACAGAATCTCAGGAGGCCTGGAAGTGTTGGCAGAAAAGTGTCCAAACCTCACACATCTAAATCTAAGCGGCAACAAAATTAAAGATCTCGGTACAATAGAACCTCTG aaaaagttAGAAAACCTGAAGAGCTTAGACCTGTTCAACTGCGAGGTCACCAACCTGAACGACTACAGAGAAAACGTGTTcaagctcctgccccagctcacGTACCTCGACGGCTACGACCGGGACGACAAGGAGGCGCCGGACTCGGACGCCGAGGGCTACGTGGAGGGCCTGGATgacgaggaggaggatgaggatg TGAAAGATCGGGACGACAAAGAAGCGCCGGACTCGGATGCCGAGGGCTACGTGGAGGGGCTGGACgacgaggaggaggatgaggatg AAGAGGAGTACGATGATGATGCTCAGGTAGTAGAAGATGAagaagatgaggaggaagaggaggaaggagaagaggaggatgtgagtggagaggaggag GAGGACGAGGAAGGCTACAACGACGGCGAGGTGGACGACGACGAGGATGAGGAGGAGCCCG agGAAGAACAGGGACAGAAGAGGAAACGAGAGCCTGACGACGAAGGGGACGAGGACGACTAA
- the ANP32A gene encoding acidic leucine-rich nuclear phosphoprotein 32 family member A isoform X1 — protein sequence MDMKKRIHLELRNRTPSDVKELVLDNCRSYEGKIEGLTDEFEELEFLSTINVGLTSVANLPKLNKLKKLELSDNRISGGLEVLAEKCPNLTHLNLSGNKIKDLGTIEPLKKLENLKSLDLFNCEVTNLNDYRENVFKLLPQLTYLDGYDRDDKEAPDSDAEGYVEGLDDEEEDEDVLSLVKDRDDKEAPDSDAEGYVEGLDDEEEDEDEEEYDDDAQVVEDEEDEEEEEEGEEEDVSGEEEEDEEGYNDGEVDDDEDEEEPEEEQGQKRKREPDDEGDEDD from the exons ATGGACATGAAGAAAAGGATCCACTTAGAGCTGCGGAACAGGACGCCCTCAGAT gtTAAAGAACTCGTTCTGGACAACTGCAGGTCGTACGAAGGCAAAATCGAGGGCCTCACGGATGAGTTTGAGGAGCTGGAATTCTTAAGTACAATCAACGTAGGCTTAACCTCAGTTGCAAACTTACCAAAGTTAAACAAACTTaagaag CTCGAGCTGAGCGACAACAGAATCTCAGGAGGCCTGGAAGTGTTGGCAGAAAAGTGTCCAAACCTCACACATCTAAATCTAAGCGGCAACAAAATTAAAGATCTCGGTACAATAGAACCTCTG aaaaagttAGAAAACCTGAAGAGCTTAGACCTGTTCAACTGCGAGGTCACCAACCTGAACGACTACAGAGAAAACGTGTTcaagctcctgccccagctcacGTACCTCGACGGCTACGACCGGGACGACAAGGAGGCGCCGGACTCGGACGCCGAGGGCTACGTGGAGGGCCTGGATgacgaggaggaggatgaggatg TCTTATCTCTAGTGAAAGATCGGGACGACAAAGAAGCGCCGGACTCGGATGCCGAGGGCTACGTGGAGGGGCTGGACgacgaggaggaggatgaggatg AAGAGGAGTACGATGATGATGCTCAGGTAGTAGAAGATGAagaagatgaggaggaagaggaggaaggagaagaggaggatgtgagtggagaggaggag GAGGACGAGGAAGGCTACAACGACGGCGAGGTGGACGACGACGAGGATGAGGAGGAGCCCG agGAAGAACAGGGACAGAAGAGGAAACGAGAGCCTGACGACGAAGGGGACGAGGACGACTAA
- the ANP32A gene encoding acidic leucine-rich nuclear phosphoprotein 32 family member A isoform X3, translating into MDMKKRIHLELRNRTPSDVKELVLDNCRSYEGKIEGLTDEFEELEFLSTINVGLTSVANLPKLNKLKKLELSDNRISGGLEVLAEKCPNLTHLNLSGNKIKDLGTIEPLKKLENLKSLDLFNCEVTNLNDYRENVFKLLPQLTYLDGYDRDDKEAPDSDAEGYVEGLDDEEEDEDEEEYDDDAQVVEDEEDEEEEEEGEEEDVSGEEEEDEEGYNDGEVDDDEDEEEPEEEQGQKRKREPDDEGDEDD; encoded by the exons ATGGACATGAAGAAAAGGATCCACTTAGAGCTGCGGAACAGGACGCCCTCAGAT gtTAAAGAACTCGTTCTGGACAACTGCAGGTCGTACGAAGGCAAAATCGAGGGCCTCACGGATGAGTTTGAGGAGCTGGAATTCTTAAGTACAATCAACGTAGGCTTAACCTCAGTTGCAAACTTACCAAAGTTAAACAAACTTaagaag CTCGAGCTGAGCGACAACAGAATCTCAGGAGGCCTGGAAGTGTTGGCAGAAAAGTGTCCAAACCTCACACATCTAAATCTAAGCGGCAACAAAATTAAAGATCTCGGTACAATAGAACCTCTG aaaaagttAGAAAACCTGAAGAGCTTAGACCTGTTCAACTGCGAGGTCACCAACCTGAACGACTACAGAGAAAACGTGTTcaagctcctgccccagctcacGTACCTCGACGGCTACGACCGGGACGACAAGGAGGCGCCGGACTCGGACGCCGAGGGCTACGTGGAGGGCCTGGATgacgaggaggaggatgaggatg AAGAGGAGTACGATGATGATGCTCAGGTAGTAGAAGATGAagaagatgaggaggaagaggaggaaggagaagaggaggatgtgagtggagaggaggag GAGGACGAGGAAGGCTACAACGACGGCGAGGTGGACGACGACGAGGATGAGGAGGAGCCCG agGAAGAACAGGGACAGAAGAGGAAACGAGAGCCTGACGACGAAGGGGACGAGGACGACTAA